A single genomic interval of Theropithecus gelada isolate Dixy chromosome 16, Tgel_1.0, whole genome shotgun sequence harbors:
- the ITGB3 gene encoding integrin beta-3 isoform X1 produces MRAQPGPRPLWATVLALGALAGVGVGGPNICTTRGVSSCQQCLAVSPMCAWCSDEALPLGSPRCDLKENLLKDNCAPESIEFPVSEARVLEDRPLSDKGSGDSSQVTQVSPQRIALRLRPDDSKNFSIQVRQVEDYPVDIYYLMDLSYSMKDDLWSIQNLGTKLATQMRKLTSNLRIGFGAFVDKPVSPYMYISPPEALENPCYDMKTTCLPMFGYKHVLSLTDQVTRFNEEVKKQSVSRNRDAPEGGFDAIMQATVCDEKIGWRNDASHLLVFTTDAKTHIALDGRLAGIVQPNDGQCHVGSDNHYSASTTMDYPSLGLMTEKLSQKNINLIFAVTENVVNLYQNYSELIPGTTVGVLSMDSSNVLQLIVDAYGKIRSKVELEVRDLPEELSLSFNATCLNNEVIPGLKSCMGLKIGDTVSFSIEAKVRGCPQEKEKSFTIKPVGFKDSLIVQVTFDCDCACQAQAEPNSRHCNNGNGTFECGVCRCGPGWLGSQCECSEEDYRPSQQDECSPREGQPVCSQRGECLCGQCVCHSSDFGKITGKYCECDDFSCVRYKGEMCSGHGQCSCGDCLCDSDWTGYYCNCTTRTDTCMSSNGLLCSGRGKCECGSCVCIQPGSYGDTCEKCPTCPDACTFKKECVECKKFDRGALHDENTCNRYCRDEIESVKELKDTGKDAVNCTYKNEDDCVVRFQYYEDSSGKSILYVVEEPECPKGPDILVVLLSVMGAILLIGLATLLIWKLLITIHDRKEFAKFEEERARAKWDTVRDWAGLFLKSHWSEALMWKQQMLWVVRFSQHRCLSVILCFGNGERWSYCPFVLQLPSAS; encoded by the exons GGCCCAACATCTGTACCACGCGAGGTGTGAGCTCCTGCCAGCAGTGCCTGGCTGTGAGCCCCATGTGTGCCTGGTGCTCTGATGAG GCCCTGCCTCTGGGCTCACCTCGCTGTGACCTGAAGGAGAATCTGCTGAAGGATAACTGTGCCCCGGAATCCATCGAGTTCCCAGTCAGTGAGGCCCGAGTACTAGAGGACAGGCCCCTCAGCGACAAAGGCTCTGGAGACAGCTCCCAGGTCACTCAAGTCAGTCCCCAGAGGATTGCACTCCGGCTTCGGCCAG ATGATTCGAAGAATTTCTCCATCCAAGTGCGGCAGGTGGAGGATTACCCTGTAGACATCTACTACTTGATGGACCTGTCTTACTCCATGAAGGACGATCTGTGGAGCATCCAGAACCTGGGTACCAAGCTGGCCACCCAGATGCGAAAGCTCACCAGTAACCTGCGGATTGGCTTCGGGGCATTTGTGGACAAGCCTGTGTCACCATACATGTATATCTCCCCACCAGAGGCCCTCGAAAACCCCTGCTATGA TATGAAGACCACCTGCTTGCCCATGTTTGGCTACAAACACGTGCTGTCGCTAACTGACCAGGTGACCCGCTTCAATGAGGAAGTGAAGAAGCAGAGTGTGTCACGGAACCGAGATGCCCCAGAGGGTGGCTTTGATGCCATCATGCAGGCTACAGTCTGTGAT gAAAAGATTGGCTGGAGGAATGATGCATCGCACTTGCTGGTGTTTACCACTGATGCCAAGACTCATATAGCACTGGACGGAAGGCTGGCAGGCATTGTCCAGCCCAATGATGGGCAGTGTCATGTTGGTAGTGACAATCATTACTCTGCCTCCACTACCATG GATTATCCCTCTTTGGGGCTGATGACTGAGAAGCTCTCCCAGAAAAACATCAATTTGATCTTTGCAGTGACTGAAAATGTAGTCAATCTCTATCAG AACTATAGTGAGCTCATCCCAGGGACCACAGTCGGGGTTCTGTCCATGGATTCCAGCAATGTCCTCCAGCTCATTGTTGATGCTTATGGG AAAATCCGCTCTAAAGTCGAGCTGGAAGTGCGTGACCTCCCTGAAGAATTGTCTCTATCCTTCAACGCCACCTGCCTCAACAATGAGGTCATCCCTGGCCTCAAGTCTTGTATGGGACTCAAGATTGGAGACACG GTGAGCTTCAGCATTGAGGCCAAGGTGCGAGGCTGCCCCCAGGAGAAGGAGAAGTCCTTTACCATCAAGCCCGTGGGCTTCAAGGACAGCCTGATCGTCCAGGTCACCTTTGATTGCGACTGTGCCTGCCAGGCCCAAGCTGAACCTAATAGCCGTCACTGCAACAATGGCAATGGGACCTTTGAGTGTGGGGTGTGCCGTTGTGGGCCTGGCTGGCTGGGATCCCAGTGTGAGTGCTCAGAGGAGGACTATCGCCCTTCCCAGCAGGACGAGTGCAGCCCCCGGGAGGGTCAGCCCGTCTGCAGCCAGCGGGGCGAGTGTCTCTGTGGTCAATGTGTCTGCCACAGCAGTGACTTTGGCAAGATCACGGGCAAGTACTGCGAGTGTGATGACTTCTCCTGCGTCCGCTACAAGGGGGAGATGTGCTCAG GCCATGGCCAGTGCAGCTGTGGGGACTGCCTGTGTGACTCCGACTGGACCGGCTACTACTGCAACTGCACCACACGTACTGACACCTGCATGTCCAGCAATGGGCTGCTGTGCAGCGGCCGCGGCAAGTGTGAATGTGGCAGCTGTGTCTGTATCCAGCCGGGCTCCTATGGGGACACCTGTGAGAAGTGCCCTACCTGCCCAGATGCCTGCACCTTTAAGAA AGAATGCGTAGAGTGTAAGAAGTTTGACCGGGGAGCCCTACATGATGAAAATACCTGCAACCGTTACTGCCGCGATGAGATTGAGTCAGTGAAAGAGCTTA AGGACACTGGCAAGGATGCAGTGAATTGTACCTATAAGAATGAGGATGACTGTGTCGTCAGATTCCAGTACTATGAAGACTCTAGTGGAAAGTCCATCCTGTATGTGGTAGAAGAGCCAG AGTGTCCCAAGGGCCCTGACATCCTGGTGGTCCTGCTGTCAGTGATGGGGGCCATTCTGCTCATCGGCCTTGCCACTCTGCTCATCTGGAAGCTCCTCATCACCATCCACGACCGAAAAGAGTTTGCTAAATTTGAGGAAGAACGTGCCAGAGCAAAATGGGACACAGTAAGAGATTGGGCTGGGCTTTTTCTAAAAAGTCATTGGTCTGAGGCCCTTATGTGGAAGCAACAGATGCTTTGGGTGGTCAGGTTCAGCCAGCACCGTTGTCTTTCTGTTATCCTCTGTTTTGGAAACGGGGAGAGATGGTCTTACTGTCCCTTTGTCCTTCAGCTTCCTTCAGCCTCTTAG
- the ITGB3 gene encoding integrin beta-3 isoform X2 yields MRAQPGPRPLWATVLALGALAGVGVGGPNICTTRGVSSCQQCLAVSPMCAWCSDEALPLGSPRCDLKENLLKDNCAPESIEFPVSEARVLEDRPLSDKGSGDSSQVTQVSPQRIALRLRPDDSKNFSIQVRQVEDYPVDIYYLMDLSYSMKDDLWSIQNLGTKLATQMRKLTSNLRIGFGAFVDKPVSPYMYISPPEALENPCYDMKTTCLPMFGYKHVLSLTDQVTRFNEEVKKQSVSRNRDAPEGGFDAIMQATVCDEKIGWRNDASHLLVFTTDAKTHIALDGRLAGIVQPNDGQCHVGSDNHYSASTTMDYPSLGLMTEKLSQKNINLIFAVTENVVNLYQNYSELIPGTTVGVLSMDSSNVLQLIVDAYGKIRSKVELEVRDLPEELSLSFNATCLNNEVIPGLKSCMGLKIGDTVSFSIEAKVRGCPQEKEKSFTIKPVGFKDSLIVQVTFDCDCACQAQAEPNSRHCNNGNGTFECGVCRCGPGWLGSQCECSEEDYRPSQQDECSPREGQPVCSQRGECLCGQCVCHSSDFGKITGKYCECDDFSCVRYKGEMCSGHGQCSCGDCLCDSDWTGYYCNCTTRTDTCMSSNGLLCSGRGKCECGSCVCIQPGSYGDTCEKCPTCPDACTFKKECVECKKFDRGALHDENTCNRYCRDEIESVKELKDTGKDAVNCTYKNEDDCVVRFQYYEDSSGKSILYVVEEPECPKGPDILVVLLSVMGAILLIGLATLLIWKLLITIHDRKEFAKFEEERARAKWDTANNPLYKEATSTFTNITYRGT; encoded by the exons GGCCCAACATCTGTACCACGCGAGGTGTGAGCTCCTGCCAGCAGTGCCTGGCTGTGAGCCCCATGTGTGCCTGGTGCTCTGATGAG GCCCTGCCTCTGGGCTCACCTCGCTGTGACCTGAAGGAGAATCTGCTGAAGGATAACTGTGCCCCGGAATCCATCGAGTTCCCAGTCAGTGAGGCCCGAGTACTAGAGGACAGGCCCCTCAGCGACAAAGGCTCTGGAGACAGCTCCCAGGTCACTCAAGTCAGTCCCCAGAGGATTGCACTCCGGCTTCGGCCAG ATGATTCGAAGAATTTCTCCATCCAAGTGCGGCAGGTGGAGGATTACCCTGTAGACATCTACTACTTGATGGACCTGTCTTACTCCATGAAGGACGATCTGTGGAGCATCCAGAACCTGGGTACCAAGCTGGCCACCCAGATGCGAAAGCTCACCAGTAACCTGCGGATTGGCTTCGGGGCATTTGTGGACAAGCCTGTGTCACCATACATGTATATCTCCCCACCAGAGGCCCTCGAAAACCCCTGCTATGA TATGAAGACCACCTGCTTGCCCATGTTTGGCTACAAACACGTGCTGTCGCTAACTGACCAGGTGACCCGCTTCAATGAGGAAGTGAAGAAGCAGAGTGTGTCACGGAACCGAGATGCCCCAGAGGGTGGCTTTGATGCCATCATGCAGGCTACAGTCTGTGAT gAAAAGATTGGCTGGAGGAATGATGCATCGCACTTGCTGGTGTTTACCACTGATGCCAAGACTCATATAGCACTGGACGGAAGGCTGGCAGGCATTGTCCAGCCCAATGATGGGCAGTGTCATGTTGGTAGTGACAATCATTACTCTGCCTCCACTACCATG GATTATCCCTCTTTGGGGCTGATGACTGAGAAGCTCTCCCAGAAAAACATCAATTTGATCTTTGCAGTGACTGAAAATGTAGTCAATCTCTATCAG AACTATAGTGAGCTCATCCCAGGGACCACAGTCGGGGTTCTGTCCATGGATTCCAGCAATGTCCTCCAGCTCATTGTTGATGCTTATGGG AAAATCCGCTCTAAAGTCGAGCTGGAAGTGCGTGACCTCCCTGAAGAATTGTCTCTATCCTTCAACGCCACCTGCCTCAACAATGAGGTCATCCCTGGCCTCAAGTCTTGTATGGGACTCAAGATTGGAGACACG GTGAGCTTCAGCATTGAGGCCAAGGTGCGAGGCTGCCCCCAGGAGAAGGAGAAGTCCTTTACCATCAAGCCCGTGGGCTTCAAGGACAGCCTGATCGTCCAGGTCACCTTTGATTGCGACTGTGCCTGCCAGGCCCAAGCTGAACCTAATAGCCGTCACTGCAACAATGGCAATGGGACCTTTGAGTGTGGGGTGTGCCGTTGTGGGCCTGGCTGGCTGGGATCCCAGTGTGAGTGCTCAGAGGAGGACTATCGCCCTTCCCAGCAGGACGAGTGCAGCCCCCGGGAGGGTCAGCCCGTCTGCAGCCAGCGGGGCGAGTGTCTCTGTGGTCAATGTGTCTGCCACAGCAGTGACTTTGGCAAGATCACGGGCAAGTACTGCGAGTGTGATGACTTCTCCTGCGTCCGCTACAAGGGGGAGATGTGCTCAG GCCATGGCCAGTGCAGCTGTGGGGACTGCCTGTGTGACTCCGACTGGACCGGCTACTACTGCAACTGCACCACACGTACTGACACCTGCATGTCCAGCAATGGGCTGCTGTGCAGCGGCCGCGGCAAGTGTGAATGTGGCAGCTGTGTCTGTATCCAGCCGGGCTCCTATGGGGACACCTGTGAGAAGTGCCCTACCTGCCCAGATGCCTGCACCTTTAAGAA AGAATGCGTAGAGTGTAAGAAGTTTGACCGGGGAGCCCTACATGATGAAAATACCTGCAACCGTTACTGCCGCGATGAGATTGAGTCAGTGAAAGAGCTTA AGGACACTGGCAAGGATGCAGTGAATTGTACCTATAAGAATGAGGATGACTGTGTCGTCAGATTCCAGTACTATGAAGACTCTAGTGGAAAGTCCATCCTGTATGTGGTAGAAGAGCCAG AGTGTCCCAAGGGCCCTGACATCCTGGTGGTCCTGCTGTCAGTGATGGGGGCCATTCTGCTCATCGGCCTTGCCACTCTGCTCATCTGGAAGCTCCTCATCACCATCCACGACCGAAAAGAGTTTGCTAAATTTGAGGAAGAACGTGCCAGAGCAAAATGGGACACA GCCAACAACCCACTGTATAAAGAGGCCACGTCTACCTTCACCAATATCACCTACCGGGGCACTTAA